The following proteins come from a genomic window of Perognathus longimembris pacificus isolate PPM17 chromosome 12, ASM2315922v1, whole genome shotgun sequence:
- the LOC125360858 gene encoding 60S ribosomal protein L29-like, whose translation MAKSKNHTTHQSRKWHRNGIRKPTSQRYKSLKGVDPKFLRNVCFAKKHNTMGFKKKQTNNAKAMRARAEAIKTLVQPKVVSNEGKLPELPTRKLQRLPYIVRPKLGKRIHAYIAKGRRLAIPKARAQAKA comes from the coding sequence ATGGCCAAGTCCAAGAACCACACCACGCACCAGTCCCGGAAATGGCACAGAAATGGCATCAGGAAACCCACATCACAAAGATACAAATCTTTAAAGGGGGTGGACCCCAAGTTCCTGAGGAACGTGTGTTTTGCTAAGAAGCACAACACGATGGGCTTTAAGAAGAAGCAGACAAACAATGCCAAGGCCATGAGGGCACGGGCTGAGGCCATCAAGACCCTGGTGCAGCCCAAAGTAGTGAGCAACGAAGGCAAACTCCCCGAGCTACCCACCCGCAAGCTGCAGCGCCTCCCCTACATCGTCCGCCCCAAGCTAGGGAAGCGCATTCACGCCTACATTGCCAAGGGTCGCAGGCTTGCTATACCGAAGGCCAGGGCCCAAGCCAAGGCCTAG